In a genomic window of Pelecanus crispus isolate bPelCri1 chromosome 1, bPelCri1.pri, whole genome shotgun sequence:
- the NRIP2 gene encoding nuclear receptor-interacting protein 2 produces MSTRKSCPLPLGQGDQEEKRSEGTPDLERQECEVELRNKAILQQNRRLKQATQFVHKDSADLLPLDGLTRLGTSKDLQPHSVVQRRLLEGNLNKLRGETRVQSAWVQSPLAKAQDEKMEKGEDRRRETSPLLIQCQCQGQVLKATVNTGCLPNLISKSCLNQLGLEEVSAMDCGDLSLPIPSVVGRVEHMELQFGQETVLCSALVVDDEMLEFCIGLQTLLSLKCCIDLEEGVLRLKALSQELPFLHASEEPGLSSLHSSC; encoded by the exons ATGAGCACAAGGAAGAGCTGCCCTCTGCCACTAGGGCAAGGAGACCAGGAGGAAAAGCGGAGTGAGGGTACTCCTGACCTGGAGCGACAGGAGTGTGAGGTGGAGCTGAGGAACAAAGCTATTCTGCAACAGAACAGGCGCCTTAAACAGGCCACCCAGTTTGTGCACAAGGACTCCGCTGACCTGCTGCCCCTGGATGGCTTGACAAGGCTTGGCACCTCCAAGGATCTG CAGCCACATAGCGTGGTCCAGCGGCGTCTCTTGGAAGGCAATCTGAACAAGCTGCGGGGCGAGACCAGGGTTCAGTCTGCATGGGTTCAATCTCCGCTGGCAAAAGCCCAGgatgaaaagatggaaaagggaGAGGACAGGAGAAGAGAGACTTCACCCCTGCTAATACAGTGCCAG TGCCAAGGTCAGGTATTGAAAGCGACTGTTAACACTGGGTGTCTACCAAATCTCATCTCCAAGAGCTGTTTAAACCAGCTGGG GCTGGAAGAAGTGTCTGCCATGGACTGTGGAGACCTCTCTCTTCCCATCCCCAGCGTTGTTGGTCGAGTAGAACATATGGAGTTGCAATTTGGCCAGGAGACAGTGCTGTGTTCAGCACTGGTTGTAG aTGATGAAATGCTGGAGTTTTGCATTGGTCTCCAGACTCTGTTGTCTCTCAAG TGTTGCATCGACTTGGAGGAAGGAGTCCTGAGACTTAAAGCACTGAGTCAAGAGCTGCCTTTTCTACATGCCTCTGAAGAGCCTG
- the FOXM1 gene encoding forkhead box protein M1 produces MRTSPRRPLILKRRKLTLPQKDASSTSARDENSGQDEKTPKQEHSQEEQHNSQPRDKMDCGLQKFPAGIKIIDHPTMPNTQVVAIPTNADIQSIIEALTAKGKECGNNGPNKFILISSGGTSRSAGPTQLQHLPSEKKPSAATKAADGQERNKNVTQTPGLAGGTMLWHSGIDSVVGQEQQSNSSGETMSSVLDNSLTNIQWLGKMRSDGLSPCSVKQDTEKENQMPLRERIKTEEDSAAAAIPTAAAATSSSWQDSVSERPPYSYMAMIQFAINSTEKKRMTLKDIYTWIEDHFPYFKHVAKPGWKNSIRHNLSLHDMFVRETSANGKISFWTIHPDANRCLTLDQVFKPLDLGSPTSPEHSESQQKRHLPDPQKNMGSSKTEPQNARRKMKPLLPRINSYLVPIQFPLSQPLVLQPSMKVPLSMAQGATLNGSEAFRSNKRVRIAPKMSLSTEESSSLPMAAVKEESQCDEGLFSPTHSLKESSSQPGEESASFPESICIKEEEGSQLDDWLSPFASTLTVKEEPGLFLQVSSTKEKKQFTILKSPSKGVSDTLVIKRRERREMGRSRRKQRLALPCSEEPVLVLPESNSFDPFRLGADPPFLQESQPLENVSQLSCSQAEEGPFKTPVKEMFSKLPVSSTPSKVSATTTPPLGGLDPWKSASLAKGSHELDFSPVRTLQLPFTPLQENQDLLGFNSTPLKNPLFESPRELLNTESSDMVHAPLTSSPAFIHESTKQSSIELPASGFTENRSLMEGLILDTMNDSLSKILLDISFPGLEDENLGTDISWSQLIPELK; encoded by the exons ATGAGGACCAGCCCTCGCAGGCCCTTAATTCTCAAAAGACGGAAACTGACCCTCCCACAGAAAGATGCATCCAGTACTTCAGCAAGAGATGAGAACAGTGGTCAGGATGAAAAGACTCCTaagcaggagcacagccaggaggaACAACACAACAGCCAACCCAGAGACAAAATGGACTGTGGCCTGCAGAAATTCCCAGCAGGAATAAAGATAATTGACCATCCTACTATGCCCAACACACAAGTGGTGGCCATCCCTACAAATGCTGATATCCAGAGCATTATAGAGGCGctgacagcaaaaggaaaagaatgtggCAACAATGGGCCCAACAAGTTCATTCTCATTAGCAGTGGGGGCACGTCCCGTTCAGCAGGTCCAACACAATTGCAGCATCTCCCATCAGAGAAGAAACCTAGTGCAGCAACCAAGGCTGCAGATGgtcaagaaagaaacaagaatgtTACACAGACACCTGGTCTTGCAGGAGGGACAATGCTCTGGCATTCAGGAATTGATTCTGTGGTTGgacaggaacagcagagcaACA GCAGTGGCGAGACAATGAGCTCTGTGTTGGACAATAGTCTCACTAACATCCAGTGGCTGGGGAAGATGAGATCTGATGGGCTAAGTCCCTGTTCTGTGAAGCAAGACACGGAGAAAGAGAACCAGATGCCTCTGCGGGAAAGAATCAAG ACTGAAGAggattctgctgctgctgctattcctACTGCTGCTGCCGCCACCTCCTCCTCATGGCAGGATTCAGTATCAGAACGACCTCCTTACTCCTACATGGCCATGATCCAGTTTGCCATCAACAGCACTGAGAAGAAGCGTATGACTCTGAAGGACATCTATACCTGGATTGAGGATCATTTTCCGTATTTTAAACACGTGGCTAAGCCAGGTTGGAAG AACTCCATCCGGCACAACCTGTCCCTTCATGATATGTTTGTCCGTGAGACATCTGCTAATGGTAAAATCTCGTTCTGGACTATTCACCCTGATGCAAACCGTTGCCTAACATTGGACCAGGTATTTAAG CCGCTGGACTTGGGGTCACCAACATCGCCTGAGCACTCTGAATCA cagcaaaagcGACATCTTCCTGATCCCCAGAAGAACATGGGAAGCAGCAAAACTGAACCCCAGAATGCAC GACGAAAGATGAAGCCTTTGCTCCCTCGCATCAACTCCTACCTGGTTCCAATCCAGTTTCCTTTGAGTCAGCCTCTTGTCTTGCAGCCTTCTATGAAGGTTCCTCTATCCATGGCACAGGGAGCAACACTCAACGGCTCAGAGGCTTTCCGGAGCAATAAGCGTGTGCGCATTGCTCCAAAG ATGTCGCTGTCTACAGAAGAGTCATCCTCTTTACCCATGGCTGCTGTCAAGGAGGAGAGTCAATGTGATGAAGGTTTATTTTCCCCAACCCATTCCCTAAAGGAGAGCAGCTCTCAGCCTGGTGAGGAATCGGCTTCTTTCCCTGAGAGCATCTGTataaaggaggaagaaggctcTCAACTGGATGACTGGCTGTCCCCCTTTGCCTCAACCCTAACGGTAAAAGAAGAGCCAGGCTTGTTCCTCCAAGTCTCATCcacaaaggagaagaaacaatTCACCATACTGAAGTCACCATCTAAGGGTGTTTCTGACACATTAGTTATAAAGAGGCGGGAAAGGCGGGAAATGGGCAGATCCAGAAGGAAACAACGCCTAGCACTGCCTTGCTCAGAAGAGCCTGTCCTTGTTTTGCCAGAAAGCAATAGCTTTGACCCTTTCCGGTTAGGGGCAGACCCTCCTTTCCTGCAGGAAAGCCAGCCTCTTGAGAATGTATCACAGCTCAGCTGCTCGCAGGCGGAAGAGGGGCCCTTTAAAACACCAGTCAAGGAGATGTTCAGCAAATTACCGGTTTCTTCCACCCCCAGCAAAGTCTCAGCAACTACTACTCCCCCACTAGGGGGCCTTGACCCCTGGAAGTCTGCATCCTTAGCCAAGGGAAGTCATGAGCTGGACTTCAGTCCAGTGAGAACCCTTCAGCTGCCATTCACACCCCTCCAGGAGAACCAGGACTTGCTGGGTTTTAACAGCACGCCCCTTAAAAATCCCCTCTTTGAGTCCCCTCGGGAACTGCTCAATACAGAATCCAGTGACATGGTGCATGCTCCCCTCACAAGCTCTCCAGCTTTTATTCATGAGTCTACTAAGCAATCATCTATTGAACTGCCAGCCTCTGGCTTTACTGAAAACCGGTCACTCATGGAGGGCCTGATCCTGGACACCATGAATGACAGCCTGAGCAAAATCCTTCTAGATATCAGCTTTCCTGGTCTTGAGGATGAAAACTTAGGAACGGACATTAGTTGGTCTCAGCTCATACCTGAACTGAAGTAA